A genomic segment from Alistipes senegalensis JC50 encodes:
- the lpxB gene encoding lipid-A-disaccharide synthase: MKYYLLAGEPSGDLHGANLIKGLLKADPEAEFRFWGGDLMAAAGGRDNLRKHYRETSFFGIVQVLKNLGTIRRQMRECQADVAEFAPDVLILVDYPGFNMKMARWAKEHGIRTFYYIAPKVWAWREWRVKAIRRYVDRLFIIFPFERTYFPKHGIEPVFEGNPLADAIEARRASLPTPDEFRRRNGLDERPIIALLAGSRRGEIRANLPLMALLSKRFPEHQFVVAGVAWIDRALYEQHMAGSDIRYVCDQTYETLAAAEAAVVTSGTATLETALLGIPEAVVYRTVWWQVWLRPYVLKVPWVSLVNLNLGRECVAELIQSDLSVERAEQELRAIVAGGSKREKMLADFDELRTVIGGPGASDRFAERMVEELKKEIR; this comes from the coding sequence ATGAAGTATTACCTCCTCGCCGGGGAGCCGTCGGGCGACCTGCACGGCGCGAACCTGATCAAAGGACTGCTGAAAGCCGATCCCGAAGCGGAATTCCGTTTCTGGGGCGGAGACCTTATGGCGGCCGCAGGAGGCAGGGACAACCTGCGGAAGCACTACCGCGAAACCTCGTTCTTCGGCATCGTGCAGGTGCTGAAAAACCTCGGGACCATCCGGCGGCAGATGCGGGAATGTCAGGCCGACGTGGCGGAATTCGCCCCCGACGTGCTGATCCTGGTGGACTACCCCGGCTTCAACATGAAGATGGCCCGCTGGGCCAAAGAACACGGCATCCGCACCTTCTACTACATCGCCCCGAAGGTCTGGGCGTGGCGCGAATGGCGGGTGAAGGCGATCCGCAGATACGTCGATCGGCTCTTCATCATCTTCCCCTTCGAGCGCACCTATTTCCCGAAGCACGGCATCGAACCCGTTTTCGAGGGCAACCCGCTGGCGGACGCCATCGAAGCCCGCCGCGCATCGCTTCCGACGCCCGACGAGTTCCGCCGCCGGAACGGGCTGGACGAACGTCCGATCATCGCCCTGCTGGCCGGCAGCCGCCGGGGCGAAATCCGCGCGAACCTGCCGCTGATGGCCCTGCTGTCGAAACGCTTCCCCGAACATCAGTTCGTGGTGGCGGGCGTCGCGTGGATCGACCGCGCGCTGTACGAACAGCATATGGCCGGCAGCGACATCCGCTACGTCTGCGACCAGACCTACGAAACGCTGGCGGCGGCCGAAGCGGCCGTGGTGACATCGGGCACGGCGACGCTCGAAACGGCCCTGCTGGGGATTCCCGAGGCGGTCGTTTACCGCACGGTGTGGTGGCAGGTGTGGCTGCGCCCTTATGTGCTGAAAGTGCCGTGGGTGTCGCTGGTGAATCTCAACCTCGGGCGCGAGTGCGTGGCCGAGCTCATCCAGTCGGACCTCTCGGTGGAACGCGCCGAACAGGAGCTGCGGGCGATCGTCGCAGGAGGGTCGAAACGCGAGAAGATGCTCGCCGATTTCGACGAACTGCGCACCGTCATCGGCGGCCCCGGCGCCAGCGACCGCTTCGCAGAGCGCATGGTGGAGGAGTTAAAGAAGGAAATCCGATGA
- a CDS encoding fumarylacetoacetate hydrolase family protein, translating into MKIICIGRNYAEHAAELHEQLNDSGKLPEEPMFFLKPDTALLRNNDPFYIPSFSQEVHYECELVVRINRVGKAISERFAHRYYDEVGLGIDFTARDLQRRAIAEGLPWESCKAFDRSAAISPAFVPLAELGGDVQRLHFTLDVNGERRQTSDTAEMLFTVDRIIASVSRYVTLRMGDLLYTGTPAGVGPVAPGDNLRAALEGRELLNFDIR; encoded by the coding sequence ATGAAAATCATCTGCATAGGCCGCAACTACGCCGAACACGCAGCGGAACTGCACGAACAGCTGAACGACAGCGGGAAGCTCCCCGAAGAACCGATGTTCTTCCTAAAACCCGACACGGCGCTGCTCCGAAACAACGACCCGTTCTACATCCCGTCGTTCTCGCAGGAAGTACATTACGAATGCGAACTGGTCGTGCGGATCAACCGCGTGGGCAAAGCCATCTCCGAGCGGTTCGCACACCGCTACTACGACGAAGTGGGGCTGGGCATCGACTTCACGGCCCGCGACCTCCAGCGGCGGGCCATCGCCGAGGGACTTCCGTGGGAGAGCTGCAAGGCTTTCGACCGTTCGGCGGCGATCTCTCCGGCATTCGTGCCGCTCGCGGAGCTGGGCGGAGACGTGCAGCGGCTGCATTTCACGCTCGACGTGAACGGGGAGCGCCGCCAGACGAGCGACACGGCGGAGATGCTCTTCACGGTGGACCGGATCATCGCCTCGGTGTCGCGGTACGTGACGCTGCGCATGGGCGACCTGCTCTACACGGGAACGCCCGCGGGCGTGGGTCCCGTCGCGCCCGGCGACAACCTGCGCGCGGCGCTCGAAGGACGCGAACTGTTGAATTTCGACATACGGTAA
- a CDS encoding Maf family nucleotide pyrophosphatase, with protein sequence MLLNDKLKPYRLLLASQSPRRRELMTGCGLPYELAPKYDCEEVYPADLPAEEVPLYLSQLKSRAWPGPLAPDVILLTADTVVVLDGEVLGKPRGRGEAVEMLGRLSGRRHTVVSGVTLRTAERMHCFGARTNVWFRTLTAEETEHYIDTCRPFDKAGSYGIQEWIGYAAIERIEGSFYNVMGLPIQKVYVELDKFLDR encoded by the coding sequence ATGCTGCTCAACGACAAACTCAAACCCTACCGCCTGCTGCTGGCGTCGCAGTCGCCGCGGAGGCGGGAACTGATGACCGGATGCGGGCTTCCCTACGAACTCGCCCCGAAATACGACTGCGAGGAGGTCTACCCCGCCGACCTCCCGGCCGAAGAGGTGCCGCTCTACCTCTCGCAGCTCAAAAGCCGGGCCTGGCCCGGGCCGCTCGCGCCGGACGTGATCCTGCTGACCGCCGACACGGTGGTGGTGCTCGACGGCGAGGTCCTCGGCAAGCCCCGCGGACGCGGCGAAGCCGTCGAAATGCTCGGGCGGCTGTCGGGACGCCGCCACACGGTGGTTTCGGGCGTCACGCTGCGCACGGCGGAGCGGATGCACTGCTTCGGGGCGCGGACGAACGTCTGGTTCCGCACGCTCACGGCCGAGGAGACCGAACACTACATCGACACCTGCCGCCCGTTCGACAAGGCGGGGTCGTACGGCATTCAGGAGTGGATCGGCTACGCCGCCATCGAACGCATCGAAGGCTCGTTCTACAACGTCATGGGCCTTCCCATTCAGAAAGTATATGTAGAACTGGATAAATTCTTAGACCGATGA
- a CDS encoding S46 family peptidase — MKRTLLTLLTAFFMLPALADEGMWLPSLISSRIDDMRAKGFRLTAEDIYSVNQASMKDAVVLFNGGCTGELISPEGLLLTNHHCGYGAIQRHSTVEHDYLTDGFWAMSRAEELPNEKLWVRFLVRMEEVTDRIAAGETAEEIVKKAEAEAPGYKAAVEQMYYGNQQFLFVYEQFDDVRLVAAPPSSIGKFGGDTDNWIWPRHTGDFSMFRVYASKENKPAPYSPQNVPYRPKKHFTISTKGVKEGDFTMIYGFPGNTQEYILSDAVAYIAERSDPAKIAVRTGRLDIISKAQESDPALRIFYAARHASIANAWKKWQGEVLGIERRGTVASKRAYEEAFDAWAQDKPEYRNVVAQLKAEYARIADPYFAREITLETLGALPIRYSAKERAEAVFARREATERALYDLQFGEYARRCPAQYQIPEFLDGVARCGSPEAFAEEVFTQVWNEGDTTAATALRSGTKRMLDHIAWLTGTKSLRNLNSKRLNELYTSYIKGLREWDARRAFYPDANLTLRVAYGTVAGYEYADGEYHKPQTTLDGIIAKDNPEIYDYDIPQALRDLYASKEYGRWATTIDGRKTVPVCFLATNHTTGGNSGSPVLNASGELVGINFDRTWRSTMSDVAFDPSICRNIAVDIRYVLFVVDRIGGAGYLLKEMKLK, encoded by the coding sequence ATGAAACGAACCCTGCTGACCCTGCTGACCGCCTTCTTCATGCTGCCTGCGCTGGCCGACGAGGGCATGTGGCTCCCGAGCCTGATCTCCTCGCGCATCGACGACATGCGCGCCAAGGGATTCCGGCTCACCGCCGAAGACATCTATTCCGTCAACCAAGCCTCGATGAAGGACGCCGTGGTGCTGTTCAACGGCGGATGCACGGGCGAACTGATCTCGCCCGAAGGGCTGCTGCTGACCAACCACCACTGCGGCTACGGCGCCATCCAACGGCACTCGACCGTCGAACACGACTACCTCACCGACGGATTCTGGGCCATGTCGCGCGCCGAGGAGCTGCCCAACGAGAAACTCTGGGTGCGCTTCCTCGTCCGGATGGAGGAGGTGACCGACCGCATCGCCGCAGGAGAGACCGCGGAGGAGATCGTCAAGAAGGCCGAGGCCGAAGCCCCCGGCTACAAGGCCGCCGTGGAGCAGATGTACTACGGCAACCAACAGTTCCTGTTCGTCTACGAGCAGTTCGACGACGTGCGTCTGGTGGCCGCGCCGCCCTCGTCGATCGGCAAGTTCGGCGGCGACACCGACAACTGGATATGGCCCCGCCACACGGGCGACTTCTCGATGTTCCGCGTCTACGCCTCGAAGGAGAACAAGCCGGCGCCCTACTCGCCCCAGAACGTCCCCTACCGCCCCAAGAAGCACTTCACCATCTCGACGAAAGGCGTGAAAGAGGGGGATTTCACGATGATCTACGGCTTCCCGGGCAACACCCAGGAGTATATCCTCTCGGACGCCGTGGCCTACATCGCCGAGCGTTCCGACCCGGCGAAGATCGCCGTCCGCACGGGCCGTCTCGACATCATCTCCAAGGCGCAGGAGTCCGATCCCGCGCTGCGCATCTTCTACGCCGCCCGTCACGCCTCGATCGCCAACGCCTGGAAGAAGTGGCAGGGCGAGGTGCTGGGCATCGAACGCCGCGGCACCGTGGCCTCGAAACGCGCCTATGAGGAGGCGTTCGACGCCTGGGCGCAGGACAAACCCGAATACCGCAACGTCGTGGCGCAGCTCAAAGCCGAGTACGCCCGCATCGCAGACCCCTATTTCGCCCGCGAGATCACGCTCGAAACGCTCGGCGCACTTCCGATCAGATACTCCGCCAAAGAGCGCGCCGAAGCGGTCTTCGCCCGCCGCGAAGCGACCGAACGCGCCCTGTACGATCTGCAATTCGGGGAGTACGCCCGCCGCTGTCCGGCGCAGTATCAGATTCCGGAATTCCTCGACGGCGTGGCCCGCTGCGGCTCGCCCGAAGCCTTTGCCGAGGAGGTTTTCACGCAGGTCTGGAACGAGGGCGACACCACGGCAGCAACCGCCCTGCGTTCGGGAACGAAGCGCATGCTCGACCACATCGCATGGCTCACGGGCACCAAATCGCTGCGCAACCTCAACAGCAAACGGCTCAACGAACTCTACACCTCTTATATTAAAGGGCTGCGCGAATGGGACGCCCGGCGCGCCTTCTACCCCGACGCCAACCTCACGCTCCGCGTGGCCTACGGCACGGTGGCCGGATACGAGTATGCCGACGGCGAGTACCACAAGCCGCAGACGACCCTCGACGGCATCATCGCCAAGGACAATCCCGAAATCTACGACTACGACATCCCGCAGGCCCTGCGCGACCTCTACGCTTCGAAAGAATACGGCCGCTGGGCGACGACGATCGACGGCCGCAAGACCGTGCCGGTGTGCTTCCTGGCCACGAACCACACCACGGGCGGCAATTCCGGATCGCCGGTGCTGAACGCTTCGGGCGAACTGGTCGGCATCAATTTCGACCGCACGTGGCGTTCGACGATGAGCGACGTGGCGTTCGACCCCTCGATCTGCCGCAATATCGCCGTGGACATCCGCTACGTGTTGTTCGTCGTGGACCGCATCGGCGGCGCGGGCTACCTGCTCAAAGAGATGAAACTCAAATAA
- a CDS encoding helix-turn-helix domain-containing protein: MLQLKDLLRRKGMTAKELAVKIGISEGALSKSLSGNPTLERIEQIAAALGVSVPELFAPQPTNTITCPKCGTVLEVKERE; this comes from the coding sequence ATGTTACAACTTAAGGATTTATTAAGGCGTAAAGGAATGACCGCAAAAGAACTTGCGGTAAAAATCGGCATTAGCGAGGGTGCGTTATCTAAGTCGCTTTCGGGTAATCCAACACTTGAACGCATCGAACAGATAGCCGCCGCTCTCGGTGTATCGGTTCCCGAGCTTTTCGCCCCTCAACCAACAAACACAATCACCTGCCCGAAATGCGGGACGGTACTGGAGGTAAAGGAACGGGAATAG
- a CDS encoding type II toxin-antitoxin system RelE/ParE family toxin, with protein sequence MFIEFDKEYLRELFEQGRTGDKKHRYQPEVIRGYYKCIMLLKRSANVEELYRINSLNYEVLQGDKAGISSVRINRKYRLEFTVREVMNEQIITVCRLLDISNHYKQ encoded by the coding sequence ATGTTTATAGAGTTTGACAAAGAGTATTTGCGGGAACTGTTCGAGCAGGGACGCACGGGCGACAAGAAGCACCGCTACCAGCCCGAGGTGATACGAGGATATTACAAGTGTATCATGCTGTTGAAACGGTCTGCAAACGTTGAGGAGTTATACCGGATCAACTCGTTAAATTACGAGGTTCTGCAAGGTGATAAGGCCGGTATATCATCGGTTCGGATCAATCGCAAATACCGCCTTGAATTTACCGTAAGGGAGGTAATGAACGAACAGATAATAACCGTATGCCGATTGTTGGATATTAGCAACCATTACAAGCAGTAG
- a CDS encoding HigA family addiction module antitoxin, which produces METTKKIYAPHELICAEPIHPGEMLKDELQARGISQRKFAGIIGMPYTAFNEIINGHRPITTDTALKIEAATGITANLWIGLQSDYNMQTARRDTGLSAVLDQIRKAVAVL; this is translated from the coding sequence ATGGAAACGACAAAGAAAATTTACGCACCGCATGAATTGATATGCGCCGAACCGATCCACCCCGGAGAAATGCTCAAAGACGAATTACAGGCACGGGGCATATCGCAACGGAAATTTGCCGGTATCATCGGGATGCCTTACACGGCCTTTAACGAGATTATCAACGGGCACCGACCGATCACGACCGATACAGCATTGAAAATCGAGGCGGCAACGGGGATAACAGCCAATTTGTGGATAGGCTTACAATCTGACTACAATATGCAGACCGCCCGCCGAGACACCGGACTGTCGGCGGTGCTGGATCAGATACGCAAAGCGGTTGCGGTACTGTAA
- a CDS encoding Panacea domain-containing protein yields the protein MAYPVLSIANKILAYGAAANDEGELFSNMKLQKLLYYVQGFHIAVFNRPLFNEDIEAWMYGPVVPAVYEYYQENGNKGIMPNEKPITLEAEEESLFNEVLRIYGNYSAIGLMNFTHNEMPWQSTPTGKGHIITKEKLGEFFHTRLA from the coding sequence ATGGCCTACCCTGTATTATCTATTGCCAATAAAATTTTGGCATATGGCGCAGCTGCAAATGACGAAGGGGAACTTTTTTCCAATATGAAACTCCAAAAATTGCTATACTACGTGCAAGGATTTCATATAGCAGTTTTTAATCGTCCTTTGTTTAACGAAGACATTGAAGCCTGGATGTATGGTCCTGTGGTTCCTGCGGTATATGAATATTACCAAGAGAACGGAAATAAAGGAATCATGCCTAATGAAAAACCCATTACTTTAGAAGCAGAAGAAGAAAGTTTATTTAATGAAGTGCTTCGCATTTATGGAAACTACTCAGCGATTGGTTTGATGAATTTCACCCACAATGAAATGCCTTGGCAAAGCACGCCGACAGGTAAAGGACACATTATAACCAAAGAAAAATTAGGCGAATTTTTTCATACTCGCTTGGCGTAA
- a CDS encoding helix-turn-helix domain-containing protein, translating to MENGANITVAITLEDLRRFHQEVIADTKKELEAQIAEDRGERYLSIKQVCEMLDVDPSSLWRWRKRGYLVPAEIGGKRRYKMSDIRRILNGRAAQ from the coding sequence ATGGAAAACGGAGCCAATATTACCGTAGCCATCACATTGGAAGATTTGAGGCGGTTCCATCAAGAGGTAATCGCCGACACAAAAAAAGAGTTGGAGGCGCAGATCGCCGAGGACAGAGGCGAGAGGTATCTATCTATCAAGCAAGTATGCGAAATGTTGGATGTAGATCCCAGTTCGCTATGGCGGTGGCGTAAGCGAGGTTATCTTGTCCCTGCCGAGATCGGCGGTAAGCGTCGCTACAAGATGTCGGATATTCGTAGAATCTTAAACGGGAGGGCCGCACAATGA
- a CDS encoding AAA family ATPase — protein MGFVDDVIMGEPGSSKIDISALVIDLSEQLPDPQPIVRIWGNLIASRGNVSTVVGLAKSRKTFLTAAVASGFLSSSDFLGFDTPATGKVVYIDTEQARAHVHKVARRILRSIGLPTDHNHDKLVVAALRELTPDQRREATGEILRRYKPDLLILDGVADLCNDPNDLHESEALTCELMRWSSEYDNHILCVLHSNPGGEKARGHLGSALLRKSETVMLVKADGDTSVVSPQYCRNEPFTEFAFQINASGLPELCGIPAPQPKENVFAEIMEAGKVYAHSELIEMLMEAVDLKEGSAKSKISRAVKAGTIVKNQAGGYYLPGSQTEVSQPELHDEPF, from the coding sequence ATGGGATTCGTAGACGATGTTATCATGGGTGAGCCGGGATCGTCGAAAATTGACATTTCTGCTCTTGTTATCGACCTGTCGGAACAACTCCCCGATCCGCAACCGATCGTGCGAATTTGGGGCAATCTAATTGCTTCTCGGGGCAATGTATCGACCGTGGTAGGCTTGGCCAAAAGCCGGAAGACCTTTTTGACCGCTGCCGTGGCTTCGGGATTTCTTTCTTCGTCCGACTTTCTGGGGTTTGATACCCCGGCCACGGGCAAGGTAGTCTATATCGATACCGAACAGGCCCGGGCACACGTGCATAAGGTTGCCAGGCGGATTCTACGAAGCATCGGCTTGCCGACCGACCACAACCACGATAAGCTCGTCGTGGCAGCTTTGCGGGAGCTGACGCCAGATCAACGCCGGGAGGCCACAGGTGAAATCCTTCGCCGGTATAAACCCGATCTGCTGATTCTCGACGGCGTGGCGGACCTTTGCAACGATCCGAACGACCTGCACGAATCGGAGGCCCTGACTTGTGAGTTGATGCGCTGGAGTAGCGAGTATGATAACCACATACTTTGTGTGCTTCATAGCAATCCAGGCGGAGAGAAAGCCCGAGGGCACCTCGGCTCTGCATTGCTGCGTAAATCGGAAACAGTGATGCTGGTAAAAGCAGATGGTGATACCTCGGTAGTCAGTCCGCAGTACTGTCGCAATGAACCATTCACAGAGTTTGCATTTCAGATCAACGCTTCCGGGCTTCCGGAGTTATGTGGCATTCCAGCACCTCAGCCTAAAGAGAATGTTTTTGCTGAGATCATGGAGGCAGGAAAGGTTTATGCGCACTCAGAGTTGATTGAAATGCTAATGGAAGCGGTTGACCTCAAAGAAGGAAGTGCTAAGTCGAAGATTTCCCGTGCAGTCAAAGCCGGGACAATCGTGAAGAATCAAGCTGGCGGTTATTATCTTCCGGGGTCGCAAACTGAGGTTTCACAACCCGAGTTGCACGATGAACCTTTCTAA
- a CDS encoding phage tail tape measure protein — protein sequence MAQNEIHKIITIEFKNSELIDKMREAQNAIKALNTETKYLKEDLNEYRQQLKSGAISQDQFDRMMIKTKNEIIKNDQAVIKYKSDIKAYTRELQSNIRQDKEKVGSLNQLRSSVKSLTAEYNNLSAAERGGVRGKEIVRQIQKTTAEIGRQENALRNYHIGVGNYAGGIQKAFVKIGAAWMAIRSAFSLFRNSFNTIKDFEQANANLGTILGATNEEMDKLRESALELGRTTEYTASQVTQLQTELAKLGFGPKSIQAMQQPILNFATAVGAKLSDAAKLAGATLRIFGLSAHQTEDALDVLALSTNKSALSFEYLNTALSIVGPVAKTFGFSVRDVTALLGSLANSGFDASSAATATRNILLNLADINGKLAKSLNGPVKSLPELIDGLKKLRARGIDLAGTLELTDKRSVAAFNTFLNGADDVKELHDALQDVDGAAKSIAEERLNTVEGSIKLLQSAWEGLVLSFYNSKGTIKSVIDILTNGIEGISNLLNPDAQKNKQKNLFLDEFMNVYSAEGEDALNRNIQIGLKYWGDQYEEARKRYAGSGGLFGKSEFDITETMYKAFIAAGNEALDNVQKLKKEQEGLAAQTEDNGEKITTITEKELKARQQAAKTQLDLEKQLSKSILELRQASLEKDLELSRLRFSWERQELENKLKYDKTLTAESREAINQLILNMEERRYKEESEIRQRWSDKEFEEEARNAENRIKMRIKVQEEMDKLSLAQVKNRNYAGLIGDDKDARIKAQQAVANEELRIAQSKYDAISQMDEEQWSAQYGSIQAYEMARLDAENNVQDAIKKTTDLSIASQNQAIKVQLDELAAASSLVGSLRGLFGALGDDLEAFAIAEQALAVAQIIIDAQKATMEAMVASFQLGPIAGPIWFATQKGIITAQAAIASATTLAQAIPSFFSEGGLVTGPGTGTSDSIPAMLSNGEAVMTAQAVNDWGAMLSAMNVASGGNAIQVSNLPQRNDGMKGMERMMERALMNMPAPIVSVVDINKGQKRVKVQNSLGKLGRKKYE from the coding sequence ATGGCACAGAATGAAATACATAAGATCATAACGATAGAGTTCAAAAATTCGGAACTTATCGACAAAATGCGAGAGGCGCAGAATGCTATAAAGGCACTCAATACCGAAACCAAATATCTGAAAGAGGACCTGAATGAGTATCGCCAGCAGCTCAAATCCGGAGCTATCTCGCAAGACCAGTTTGATCGGATGATGATTAAGACCAAGAACGAGATAATCAAAAACGATCAGGCTGTAATTAAATACAAATCGGATATTAAAGCGTACACTCGTGAACTTCAATCCAATATCCGCCAAGATAAGGAGAAGGTCGGTTCCCTGAATCAACTGCGGTCGTCCGTAAAGTCTTTGACTGCGGAATACAATAATTTGAGCGCCGCAGAGCGAGGAGGAGTCCGGGGGAAAGAAATCGTGCGGCAGATTCAGAAAACAACGGCCGAGATCGGCAGGCAGGAAAATGCACTCCGTAATTATCATATCGGCGTCGGTAATTACGCCGGAGGCATTCAGAAAGCGTTTGTTAAGATCGGGGCGGCGTGGATGGCTATTCGCTCGGCGTTTAGCCTCTTTCGGAATAGCTTTAACACGATTAAAGATTTCGAGCAGGCCAATGCTAATCTCGGTACCATCTTGGGTGCTACTAACGAGGAGATGGATAAACTACGAGAATCAGCACTTGAACTGGGGCGGACAACTGAATACACGGCCTCACAAGTTACACAGTTGCAAACTGAATTGGCAAAATTGGGATTCGGTCCGAAATCCATTCAGGCGATGCAACAACCGATTTTGAATTTCGCAACAGCCGTAGGTGCAAAACTTTCGGATGCCGCAAAATTGGCCGGTGCGACTTTGCGAATTTTTGGATTGAGTGCCCATCAAACCGAAGATGCCTTAGATGTCCTCGCTTTGTCTACTAATAAATCGGCCCTTTCGTTTGAATACTTGAATACGGCGTTATCAATCGTTGGTCCTGTTGCCAAGACGTTCGGATTCTCCGTGCGTGATGTAACGGCCCTTCTCGGGTCATTGGCAAATAGTGGATTCGATGCTTCCAGTGCAGCGACAGCAACCAGAAATATTTTATTAAATCTTGCTGATATTAATGGCAAACTGGCGAAGTCTCTCAACGGTCCGGTTAAGTCATTGCCGGAGTTGATCGACGGATTAAAAAAGCTACGTGCACGGGGCATTGACCTCGCCGGAACACTTGAACTAACCGATAAACGGAGCGTTGCGGCATTTAATACTTTCTTAAATGGTGCTGATGATGTGAAGGAATTACATGATGCGTTGCAAGATGTAGATGGAGCAGCTAAAAGCATTGCCGAAGAACGATTAAATACTGTTGAGGGATCAATCAAACTATTGCAAAGCGCCTGGGAAGGACTTGTGCTGTCATTTTACAATAGCAAAGGCACGATTAAGTCCGTTATTGATATACTGACGAATGGGATAGAGGGGATCAGCAATTTGCTAAATCCGGATGCCCAAAAGAACAAACAAAAAAATCTTTTCCTCGATGAATTTATGAATGTATATTCTGCCGAAGGAGAAGATGCGCTGAATCGGAATATTCAAATCGGGTTGAAATATTGGGGCGATCAATATGAAGAGGCCCGGAAACGCTATGCCGGAAGCGGAGGTCTTTTTGGTAAATCCGAATTTGATATTACCGAAACGATGTATAAGGCATTTATCGCTGCTGGAAATGAAGCTCTCGACAATGTGCAGAAACTCAAAAAAGAACAAGAAGGTTTAGCGGCACAGACAGAAGATAATGGTGAGAAAATCACTACGATAACTGAAAAAGAGTTGAAAGCACGCCAGCAAGCCGCCAAGACACAGCTCGATTTAGAGAAGCAATTATCAAAATCCATTCTTGAACTTAGACAAGCGAGCCTTGAAAAAGACCTGGAACTTTCCCGGCTTCGCTTTTCGTGGGAACGCCAAGAGCTGGAAAACAAACTCAAATACGACAAAACGCTGACTGCGGAATCCCGGGAGGCTATAAACCAGCTGATCCTGAATATGGAGGAACGCAGGTATAAGGAGGAATCCGAAATCCGCCAGCGTTGGAGCGATAAGGAGTTCGAGGAAGAAGCCCGCAATGCGGAGAACAGGATCAAGATGCGGATCAAAGTCCAGGAAGAGATGGACAAACTATCTCTTGCGCAAGTAAAAAACAGGAACTATGCAGGATTGATCGGGGACGACAAGGATGCACGGATTAAAGCGCAGCAGGCCGTTGCAAATGAAGAATTGCGTATTGCTCAAAGTAAATATGACGCTATTTCACAAATGGATGAGGAGCAATGGAGTGCGCAATACGGTTCTATTCAAGCCTATGAGATGGCCCGACTGGATGCAGAAAACAATGTGCAAGATGCAATTAAGAAAACGACCGACCTGTCTATCGCCTCGCAAAATCAGGCAATAAAAGTGCAACTGGACGAACTGGCGGCCGCCTCCTCGTTAGTTGGGAGTCTAAGAGGTTTATTCGGGGCGTTGGGCGATGATCTTGAGGCATTCGCCATTGCAGAGCAGGCATTGGCCGTGGCGCAAATCATCATCGACGCTCAAAAAGCAACAATGGAAGCGATGGTTGCATCATTCCAACTCGGACCTATTGCGGGACCTATATGGTTTGCAACACAGAAAGGAATTATAACAGCGCAGGCGGCAATCGCATCGGCGACAACGCTTGCACAAGCCATCCCTTCGTTCTTCTCGGAAGGCGGCCTTGTCACGGGCCCGGGCACCGGAACTTCGGACAGCATCCCCGCAATGTTATCCAACGGCGAAGCTGTGATGACCGCCCAGGCTGTCAACGACTGGGGCGCAATGCTCTCGGCCATGAACGTGGCAAGCGGCGGAAACGCCATCCAAGTATCGAATCTTCCCCAGCGCAACGACGGAATGAAGGGGATGGAGCGCATGATGGAACGGGCCCTGATGAATATGCCGGCGCCCATTGTTTCGGTGGTTGACATCAACAAAGGGCAGAAGCGGGTCAAGGTTCAAAACAGCCTCGGAAAATTAGGTCGAAAAAAATACGAATAA
- a CDS encoding terminase small subunit — protein sequence MNTPNKKVGRPRAYTPEALEAKFEEYVEWVKANPRYSNKASAGEIIAVPTQRPLTLVGFCQFAKISKDTFRRYEDEFCDLLTHVRVAIEADQLEGALCGQYDSGIVARVLHLADRQDVTTNGKAITAATQPISVVLDPEAAKIIQSIGKMTVKE from the coding sequence ATGAATACCCCTAATAAGAAAGTGGGCCGCCCTCGTGCATATACCCCCGAAGCTCTTGAAGCCAAGTTCGAAGAGTATGTCGAATGGGTGAAAGCGAATCCAAGATACAGCAACAAGGCTTCAGCAGGGGAAATAATTGCGGTTCCAACACAGCGTCCCCTGACATTAGTGGGATTCTGCCAATTTGCAAAGATCAGCAAAGACACATTCCGCCGATACGAAGATGAGTTTTGCGACCTCCTTACGCACGTGCGAGTGGCTATTGAGGCGGACCAGTTGGAGGGCGCATTATGTGGGCAGTACGATTCAGGAATCGTTGCCCGTGTCCTTCATCTTGCCGACCGTCAGGATGTGACGACCAACGGCAAGGCGATAACGGCCGCAACACAGCCTATTTCCGTGGTCCTCGATCCCGAAGCTGCCAAGATCATCCAGTCCATAGGCAAAATGACAGTGAAGGAATGA